The Centropristis striata isolate RG_2023a ecotype Rhode Island chromosome 1, C.striata_1.0, whole genome shotgun sequence nucleotide sequence tggtttaaggcaaaaaagtAGTGTCTTAGTCatgttgtctctctttttttatgatgaaagaaagaaggatgatCGTCTGGACTGGATGTACCAGGGCCCTGCTGGTCAGGTGTCCAGAGACGAGTATCTGCTGGGACGTTCCATTGACAAGCAGATCACCGATCAATACGAGGAGCCTGAGAGTGGTCCATCGGCTGAAACTGGCCTCCTGCCTGGCTCCATTTTCAACCCCACCACTCCTGCCTCCAATCTCGACCTGGCTGCCAAGATCAGGGAAGATCCCCTGTTTGAGATCAGGTTAGTAagtccctaaccctaacatcttttataatttcaaaataagatataagttgcaaattatgtaaatgatcttttgttggttttctgaagGAAGCGcgaggaagaaaagaagagagaggTCTTGAGTAATCCAGTGAAGATGAGGAAAATTAAAGAAATGGTATGGTATAAGTATTTTTGTATAAATGTCttgatttatttgtttgaaattaatacattttttaaagacttaaagatattttaacatttgattaACACAAACTCCGACTAAGTGTATTAAGAtttgttattttactgtaaaaaacaaaacaaaacaaaaaacaacacatctgATATGTATTATCCTTTGTTGGCATCTTTCAGTGATACTTCCACCATCTTTATTAACACAATTGTACAAAAATTCTAACCCGTTTTGAGGAGAAGGTTACcaagtatttttgtttattctaaAATATTGGTCGCTGCTCTTACAGCTTCGCCAAAATCTtgacaagaaagacaaaaagaagaaaaggaagaaggagaaaaaggagaagaaaggagacaaagagagaagaaaggagaaaaagcaCAAGAGAAGAAGTTCTAGTTCAAGCtcagatgaggaggaagagaaaaaacacaggtATGTAAGTAGAGTGTTTAACCCTTATGCctcactttaaaaaagtttCTCTGATGTCCTTAGAGAGCAAATATGACGGCATCAAAAAACTGCCAtaatattgtatattgatatcattttccactttcacGGAGTTAACTAACATCAATCCGGATTATTTTTGGAATTATATTCAGAATTGTAgcatttttacatgaaaaaaacatttgtatatatattctcTGTATAGTAAATACTAGGGAGGGTTCTTTCATAGAATATATTTCAATGACTAGCAGCAAAATAACCTTAGAGGAAACCGCATTTAGTTGAGTATCTGTATTTAGGCTAAAGAGTTTATTATAGACTTATTATAGGAGCTGAGGTTGAATTTTCAAAATAcaatcaaaaaacacagaagccaAAATTTATGCCGCATGCATTTAGGCAGCCAAGTGATGAAGttcaaaattgattaaaaaaaataatgtcccTCATGAAGCATATGGGTTAAGCAATAATTTTAACTTTATAGttgataaatgtgtgtttttacgatgcaaaaatccaattttattgtttgtttaaatgatCATCTTTGATCCATTTTCAGGTCACATTCACGTGATGACTCTTCAGCAGACACCAAATCTCGTTCCCATCATATTCCTGGCTATGGCCTTCTGGTCAGTTAGCACCAAAACCAGTATTTCATTTTACCAGTGCTATTTTAATCACACATTTAAAGATtcaattattaatattgttccCAACCAGAACTCTAACAATGCAGTCTTCCCTCTCAGCTCCCAGCTGGTAGACACCACCATTCCTCAGCTACCTCCAATCACTCAGGACGGCGCGAGAGGAGTCACTCCCGATCGCCTCACAGGAACAACAGGGACACTCATGGCTACTCTTCATCCTCACACAGAGGCGACAGGAAGGTTGAGCCCAGAGCGTCCAGCCCAGAGAGAGACCGTTACCACAGACAGAGGCACCATGTGTCCAAGTAAGACTCTACGCCaagggtgtcaaactcaaatacacaatgggccaaaatgtaaaacttggacaaagtcgcgggccaacattgatatttattgaaaaaattgacctaaacaagttcaaacgaaatggaacaagcaaagcttgacataacttaatattgcaaacatgcaaaatcgaatatcaaataaaacaaacaaacacatcaatggcattcatttcttaaataaaatttaaataaaaatcgtatgtccctttattttatatgcggccttctttaaatttaaatttaacagtaatctttttttccacaggctaaaaataaatgtgagaataaaataacaataataaaccaattgactaataaaaatatccttcaatgaatgtgcaaccattcaagcccatgccttggactagcaagaaaaagtgcaacaactttaacaactttaattgttgctcagtttgctacacactgatctactgtgttcaagccaaaacacgagcagagcattctgggatgtgtagtattatttgcgatgtataataataataataatttggtattgccttgcgggccaaatataattatactgcgggccaaatttggcccgcgggccagagtttgataCCTCTGCTCTACGGGGCTCCAGAAAGTAAAGACACTGCAGTTGATATGGATTGCTACAGCCCTAATGATTCTAGTCATGATTTCAGTTTAGATTGCACTTAGATCAAGATTCATTATCTGCTTGCTTGTCGAGGTATGCCTTTCATCTTTTAATTATGTGCTGAAAGTCATCCATTCCTCATTAGATATTGGAGTTTCCCTCCAGTATTCAATCTTAAAGTCCTGTCATGCTGCTGCCATCTGCCATGATATATATGTATCTctacatgtttacatattatgCAGAATTACTGCTTTGAGCCATTCTTAAGTCCATTAAACATGTCTGAATATTGGCTATGAAACAGCTTACAGTGACCAAAGGTTAGTTAGAAAATTCCTTTTAAAGTGACCTATTGTGCCAATTTTtccaggttcatacttgtatttttctcatactgtctatATGAGAAATctacctgtattcaccctctgtctgaaacgccccctcctgaaaaagcccagtctgctctaaTTGGTTAGTGTTTCTGGGTTTTCCACAACAACACTCTGCATCTCTTGGCTGTgattgcagctggggaatggCTATTTACCtctatacagtatatttgtgaCTGGAGCCCGACCGATATGGGATACCGATTTGAGAAGGGGTGGTCGATATCGATATACCGATATTTTTTGTGGatttgtgcactgatttttcatcACTCTTTTTAGGCACCCAGAgttactttctcaaacataaactttattaaataatatttgccattgttatacattatacaaacaaagcattttattgtcagttaattctataaatgataaccgagtgagtaaaaaataaatggtaatACAATTAATAGCTAAATTAACAACAttattggaagaaaaaaaatgaatagctgacaccatttctaaatcaggCTAAGCTAAGTTTTTTTCACAACCTTATGGAAGTCACACACAGCTGCCTTATAATTAAAAAGACATGGACATCTCCTTTTTACAGTATGGTGCCTTCtttaaataagaatttgtttacacagagcaacaTCTTAATCACCACCCACACTGAATGGATTCCAGTAATTTCCCCCacgttttttctgtcttctgtaGGAAGCTCTCTGCAGAAGAGTTGGAGCGCAAGAGGCAGGACATGATGGATCAGGCcaagcagagggaggaggacagGGAGAATAATGTGAAGAGATACAAGAGGCAAGACGAGCAGGAAAAGCAGCGGGAACAAAATACCAAGCACGACCGCCACGCTGGCTTCATTCAGTAAGTGTCTGAACAACATGGACACAGAGATACTCGGATGGTTTGatgttattattttgtcttaaatccacataaaatatcCTCCTGATGTCTCTTTATTTTTCACCTTTCTTGCATGCTAAATGTATAGCACCAGTAACACTCAACTTTCCCTCTTGCAGTAACATGAAACTGGAGAGTGCTGCCAGCTCTTCTCTagaggacagagtgaagaggaATATCCACTCCATTCAGAGGACGGCAGCCTCTCTGGACAACTTCATGAAGAGATGAAGACGACACCTTTTATCATACAGATGAACTGAACTGACTAAAAAGACCAGCCAGGAGTACGCCACCCATTCTTTTATCGATCCCTTTAGTGTATTGAAGCAGTTGTGTATGTGTAACAAACTGAGGATGGGTGCTGTGGTGGTGTCAAAGTTCGTACAAGGAACTACATGGCTCCACACCTACCTGTAGCTCATATTTTGAAAAGTAGTTTCCACAAATGtaacataatttatatttcagaCTACTTCAGGCAGATCTGTTTTTATTACTGTCCTAATCGTCAATGGTCCTTTAAGATTCATGTGATCCGAActttgtacagtatattgtattcgtttttacagtattatagaACCTTCTTTTATCTTGTCAGGTTTTTGTAATACATTTGTTACTTAGTGTACTCCTCTCTGTGAGTGGcgaatgaaataaaaactaatttccTTTGCTCCAATGTTTGTTGTTACTGGCGACACTTTGTCGCTCAGAAACTACTAGATAGGGCTGTGCTAGATTACAAtatatgttttgtaaaaatatataaaaatgtcaatCATACATATGTTTCTATATTGTTTCTATCGCAATATTAAAAACCAACAGCCAAGTCGAACTGCAGCCTAACTGCTAAATAAAACTCCTTCAAACTTGGCCATGGtcacaga carries:
- the cwc25 gene encoding pre-mRNA-splicing factor CWC25 homolog → MGGGDLNLKKSWHPQTMKNIERVWKAEQKHEAERKKIEELQKELKEERAREEITRFAEEAGSIKKKDDRLDWMYQGPAGQVSRDEYLLGRSIDKQITDQYEEPESGPSAETGLLPGSIFNPTTPASNLDLAAKIREDPLFEIRKREEEKKREVLSNPVKMRKIKEMLRQNLDKKDKKKKRKKEKKEKKGDKERRKEKKHKRRSSSSSSDEEEEKKHRSHSRDDSSADTKSRSHHIPGYGLLLPAGRHHHSSATSNHSGRRERSHSRSPHRNNRDTHGYSSSSHRGDRKVEPRASSPERDRYHRQRHHVSKKLSAEELERKRQDMMDQAKQREEDRENNVKRYKRQDEQEKQREQNTKHDRHAGFIHNMKLESAASSSLEDRVKRNIHSIQRTAASLDNFMKR